The following are encoded in a window of Brevinematales bacterium genomic DNA:
- the hydE gene encoding [FeFe] hydrogenase H-cluster radical SAM maturase HydE, whose protein sequence is MKWETLDFNDIPAILSSGDDDLYRGLLDYAYGVKRRTVGAKVYFRGLIEYSNICVKNCYYCGIRRDNHTAHRYTMTPAEVIDAGMLAHRQGMGSIVLQAGERTDPAYIETITGLITGLKSASGGKLGITLSLGEQSPDVYRRWFDAGAHRYLLRIETSSPALYARLHPADHSYARRVECLGILKDIGYQVGTGVMIGLPYQTVDDLAGDIAFFRDRDIDMIGMGPYILHTDTPLADGFDDTPESGGARFRLALKMVALTRILLKDVNIAATTALQVLDPAGREKALHAGANIMMPNITPSVYRPDYTLYQGKPCADEEPDQCMGCLSARIRLSGEEVGLNEWGDSPHFTGKASTATENSVPGRNDT, encoded by the coding sequence ATGAAATGGGAAACCCTCGATTTTAACGATATACCCGCAATTCTGAGTTCCGGCGACGATGATTTATACCGCGGCCTGCTCGATTATGCCTACGGCGTCAAGCGCCGGACGGTCGGCGCTAAAGTATACTTCCGGGGATTGATCGAATACAGCAATATCTGCGTGAAAAACTGTTACTACTGCGGCATCCGCCGCGATAACCATACCGCGCACCGTTATACGATGACTCCCGCCGAGGTGATCGACGCGGGAATGCTCGCGCACCGGCAGGGGATGGGCTCCATCGTCCTGCAGGCAGGGGAACGCACCGACCCGGCGTATATCGAGACGATTACGGGATTAATCACCGGGCTCAAGTCCGCGTCCGGCGGGAAGCTCGGGATCACCCTGTCGCTCGGCGAACAGTCCCCGGACGTATACCGGCGGTGGTTCGACGCGGGCGCGCACCGTTACCTGCTCCGTATCGAGACTTCCAGTCCCGCACTCTACGCCCGCCTCCATCCCGCCGACCACAGCTACGCCCGGCGGGTGGAATGTCTCGGCATCCTGAAGGATATCGGGTATCAGGTGGGCACAGGCGTGATGATAGGCCTGCCTTACCAGACTGTGGACGACCTCGCGGGCGATATAGCATTCTTCCGCGACAGGGATATCGATATGATCGGGATGGGGCCGTATATCCTGCATACCGATACCCCGCTCGCGGACGGGTTCGACGATACCCCCGAGTCGGGCGGGGCACGGTTCCGGCTGGCGCTGAAAATGGTCGCGTTGACACGGATACTTCTGAAGGATGTGAATATCGCGGCGACTACCGCGTTACAGGTGCTTGACCCCGCGGGGCGCGAGAAGGCGCTGCACGCGGGCGCGAATATTATGATGCCGAATATCACTCCCTCGGTCTACCGGCCGGACTATACCCTTTATCAGGGCAAGCCGTGCGCCGACGAGGAGCCGGATCAATGTATGGGATGTCTCTCCGCTAGGATTCGTTTGTCCGGCGAGGAGGTGGGATTGAACGAATGGGGCGATTCCCCGCATTTCACGGGGAAGGCGTCAACAGCGACAGAGAACTCAGTTCCCGGCCGAAATGATACCTGA